ACAGAGGAGAACTGTGAAATTTTACATGTTTATCTGACCCAGCCTtgcaaataaatattaaaaaatttaCCAGCCCTCTAATAACATCTTACCCACCCTCAGCAGGGTTTAGCCTAGGTAACTGTTTGCAGGCAAGGAATTGTTACTACTATTGAGTGAATCGTCAACAACATGGCAGATTCAGTCTCTCTTTAAAGTCACCATATAGGAGACAGAAATGGCCTgcatttttattgaattgttctcCTGTCAATCAGCAAACCTATAGCCAACCACTGGTTAGAAATACACATGCAGCAATTTCATGCAACCACTAAAAGCTAATGATTGTGCTAATCAGCCCTAAATCCAACAGATTTCAAGGAAATAAAGTTAAGCTTGCAGCCGGATTACCTGTTCAAACTGTATAGGAACTGCTTGTAATTTAAGTTTGTTGAAATGCACTATTGAAAAGTTTACACACTTTCTTCTACACTTCAATTTAAAAAAGCTTCCTCAAGTTCTCCAAACTAACACAAAACATACACAACTATAAAAAACAGTAAAACTTATAATTAGAACTGCTGCATCATCAACTTAATGATCACATACCCAATCCCAGTTTTTCTGCTCTGGGCCTTAAAAGCTGTAAAATAGCAGTAGACAAAACGGATAATACATTAACTGTGTAGCATGACTCATGACTATATACAGTtcctttatttaaataaaatgtcaacattatcacagtttgttctggtctTAAACAGAATGGTTAAATATTTGCACATCATCCGTCTTCAAACTATGAATTatacagactttaaaaaaactaTCAGTAAAAAAGGGGTCTAGGCCAAATTTAGAAGATACAGTTCGTTTCGGCTAAAAAAATCTGTTCAGTTAAGTGAATTTCTCAATCAGAATACACCAACAGGTTCCACATAATAGAGTATCCATGCTACCAGCCGGCATGTAAAAGTGTTAATTTCATGAAACTGCTGTTTCTCTGACCACTGCAGCGCTACAATAGGGAAAATGTGACATCACTCTgtctcatcctcacaacaaccctatgaggcaggttaggctgagagtatgtgactggcccaaggtcacccagtcagcttccatggcatgagtggggatttgaatctggattttccaacactttaaccactacaccatgctgtcttcccctTCTTCTGGGTAGAGGGGCCTaatccatggatttaggtatccacagatcgGCCTGCCCCTCACTCTTAGATATAAGATATATTTTAAATACCTTTCTAACCCACTTCAAGCCTTTCTGTCCCCCATATATGTGAATATAGTAACAAAGAAGAGCTGCTAGCACCTGACTAGAGTCATTCCTTTCAGTGCTGCAGATGTCAGAGTACATGCTGCAAAGATGGGAAAAGCCACACCTGCTAGACTTCCCTCTGACAACCAGCTATTAAAGCATTTTCTGACACCAAGGTGAAAGCAACCCTAAAATCAAGTTTAACTTTCAACCATGAGATGCCAAATTGCAGCAAAAGATATTTATTAATGACATCTAAAATACGCCCTCTGAGATAAGTATCGCCTCCCTTATTATGAAAATGGAGAGGAAAGGTTAGTTTGTTCAGTTAGTTTGTTTAAAACCAAGAATCCCAATACCATTCCTAAGAATAATAATAGCTTAGCAGCTaggaccaaaaaaaaagaagaagaagaagaagaaagaaaagaaagagacacAACTTACAATTTTGTCTGATCCATAAATCTTTATCAATTGTTCAGCAATTTCCTGTGTCCCATCTGGGCTTCCATCATCTATGACTATAATTTCAAAGTCATTACCACTGAAAAAGAGAATGAGCTTGTAAAGCTAGTTTCAAAAATCATATCTTTTCAAGAGTTGGTTGTGAAAgggatatggggagggggaatgcccGTTCCCCATCAAAGGTAAATGCTGTCATTAATGCTATCACCTTTCACTCACACCTCAGAAATAAATAGAACCGCTTCATAGCATAGGTTCCAAATTGTTAGGAGACCAGATGATTGTCAGTCACTTTCTCTTCCTATTCCAGGATCTGAAAATAATGTATCTCACCAGAGTCCTATTTTAGCAGTCCTATTACAAGCACTAGTGATCATAGTCAGCATCAGGTAGACTAATAGCTTTGTTTTCTGAAGACACCAGCCTTAAAAGATTCCAAGACCACTGGAAAGGGCTGCAGTTCTGAGTCCATGCACATATTCAGTTATACCCGACTGAATTTGGTATTTGTTGTTTGGTAAGCAAATTCAAAAACCATTGCTCCCTGGCTTTATGATACCCCCATTCTACTTACACAGAGCTCTTTTTTACTTTTTGGTGTATTGCTTATTTACTGTTTTAAATTCAGGATTTatggttaattttattttcaagtatgttgatgtattttaaatgatgttaaccgccctgagcctggcttcggctggggagggcaggttataaatcaaaataaataaattatgaaaGCACTAACGTGCTCCACGATGTGAGAACCCAGGCAGTCCATGTGTAccaaaaaataaatttaatatgTAGCTGTTGAAGTTATTAAACTACTAGAACAGTTACTGAGGTTTGAAATTAGCTATAAAGCTGTGAAGGGATATACAGAACCCTTATAACCTTTTTGAAATCACAAAATGTGAGCTCCATTCCCAAGATATATGATCCCCTGAACCTACCACTGTTCCCTTTGTAGGGAAACATTTATGAAATAATGGGGAATAAAAGAGCCCTAGGGCAGAAGTTACTGCAGTAAGATAGTGAGAGTTGTCTGATCACTTTTATCATAAGGGACTCTTTCTCCAAGCCAGAACTTCAGAAAATTAGACTTGCGATTGGGTTTTGGACAGCTTTCTGTGGGCCACTGATGTAAGGATGccaccccccagaattacagtttatctccagactacagagatcagttcccttggagaaaatgtatgctttggagggtggactctatggcattgtaccccactgaagtctctgttctccccaggctccatccctcaatctccaggagtttcccaacctggatctggcaaccttaacccccattccccctgcccagtggccaggggggacctacaGTGGTGCCAAACCCATTCTCTGGGTCAGGCTGTTTCCCCAGGAGCTGACTTCATTTATATGATAGTATCTAATGGCAATTTAGCACACATTGCAGAGTCCACAAATGTTGCCAGCTTACATATATCCACGTTAGTCTGTGAGTCTATAAACACTTATTTGGAAGCAAGTTCCACCAAATACAGTGAGATTTACTCCAGTGTAAATATCTTTAGGGTTGTGCTTGCAGTCACTGTGGTTTGAAAGACATAATCTCCGAATTTTTCTCTTCCTGTGGGCAATTCTTGACACAAGAAACCTTACGAAGGGCTACAGACAAGCTTAATATAACGTGCAAAAGCCAAAACTACAGAAGAGACTGAGGAATTACtgggaacttaaaaaaaattctcattggaacctcctccccaccccccatgatcaTGTGAACTGGTCTAACAAGCCTAGCAAATAAGCACACAAATGTTTTTACTAATCTACCAgatctgatttcccccccatcaGTAGTAAGCACATCTTTCTGAGTGACTGTGATCAAGTGCCAAAATCATCTCTCTGATTGCCAAGTGGGTGCACTGAAGCTATCATACACAATCATGTGAATGTTGACAGAGGGTGAAACCATAATTTCCATGGCCTCAGAGAATCATAAGAATTGGTCCTGAGAAATCAAAGGCTATATCATCATCATAATAAAAAATCTACCCAACCCAGTTCTGTAGTTTATCCATTTATTCCTGATCTATACAGGTTAGACTgaactgtttaaaaataattactaGGTTTAAATTATGAACACAGAAAACACAAGAAGGGCCATGTTTAATtcattcatgcatctgatgaagtggacacTAGGCTACAAAACTTTACACCAAAATAAAGCTTTAAAGTGTCACACCACAACTccttttttctgtaaaaaaatttaGTTTCTCCTTTGGAGTTTTAAACGGTCTGACAATATGGGCTCTAACCCTTACAATTTTATGCTAGAAGAAAAGCCAGTTAATAAATTGCCTTTAAAGTGCTAAAAGACTCCTGCTTATTTTTATCATGAGGTATGTctataaatcacagtgggtagccgtattagtctgcctgcagtagtagaaaagggcaagagtccagtagcaccttaaagactaacaaaaatattttctggtggggtatgagctttcgtgagccacagctcacttcttcagatacagctagaatgtgaatccatctgtctttaagtagaggagagtgaattcagacaagcattagtatgttacaaggttgatggatttccattctgtacagctaaatgtggtgccttccatgaagataattcacagtgggtagccgtgttagtctgtctgcagaaaagggcaagagtccagtagcaccttaaagactaacaaaaatattttctggtagggtatgagctttcatgagttttATATGTCTATAAAGCTTATAAAGGCATAGAATGATCGAGCATAAGAAACTTTAAGACAGACACCTAAGTAACTATTTGGTGTACTTTATTCCAtcattcctccaagaagctctggCAGGACAACATACATCCgacctcacaaccaccctgcaggATAGTTTtgaccgctctgactgttagaaaaatcAAGGAgttgatccttccttccttctctggccatttgtgcatgggaggttttgcccctctctagatgcccatttccccccacccaaattctcaagaCTCATCaacaagccccccatgcagagttttgagaattcagattgggcgggggggggggaacgggcatccagagaggggcaaatcccaggcaaaaacctcccgttcaCAAATGGCCTCTCTCCTTCCCTTATGCGCTgccaagggcaagagtccagtagcaccttaaagactaacaagaatattttctggtagggtatgagctttcgtgagccatcggtatctgaagaagtggctcacgaaagctcataccctaccagaaaatattcttgttaagtcttttttttaaaaaaatatttttttataataaaaaaagaggaaaaattataatatacataaaacaaatCACGGGAAAAacacatataaaatacaaaaaagagcacttataaaaCCATCACAGTTACCTTGTATAATATAAATTGCAAAATAtacagttagtctttaaggtgcgactggactcttgaccttttctactactgcagacagactaacacggctacccactgtgaacacaGGTGAAGCGCGGGAGAAACCGGATTAACTAACCCGGAGTAGAACATTCGTCCGAGTCCAGCtattaactgggggggggggggccaggAGAAAGGAACGGAAACCAGGCCCCAAACCccggcctttccttccttcccggcCCCAGCCAGTCACCTCTCCTTGAAGCTCCGCACCAGCAGCCACACGATGAGCGGCAGGTTCTCGCGCTCGTTGTAGGTGGGCAGCAGCACCGAGTACCGGTCGCGGGAGGCGGCCATGACGGCGGCCCGGCCTGAGGCGGAGGCGGCGCTCGCGCGTCCTTCCCCCTCAGCGCCTCCGACGGAAGAGGCGGGGCCTCCCTCTCGAAACCTGTTTCGGACCCGTCAGTCATATATCTTCACGTCCTCTCGGCGTGAGGGAAGAAGCGGCCGTTGAGGCGATAACGGAAGAGGCGGGGCCTCCCTCGCGAAACCTATTTCGGACCCGTCAGTCATATTTCGTCGCGTCCTCCCGGCGTGAGGGAAGAAGCGGCCGTTGAGGCGATGACGGAAACGGAAGAGGCGGGGCCTCCCTCGCGAAACCTATTTCGGACCCGTCAGTCATATACCTTCACGTCCTCCCGGCGTGAGGGAAGAAGCGGCCGTTGAGGCGATGACGGAAACGGAAGAGGCGGGGCCTCCCTCGCGAAACCTATCTCGGACCCGTCAGTCATATATCTTCACGACCTCCCGGCGTGAGGGAAGAAGCGGCCGTTGAGGCGATGACGGAAACGGAAGAGGCGGGGCCTCCCTCGCGAACCCTATTTCGGACCCGTCAGTCATATTTCGTCACGTCCTCCCGGCGTGAGGGAAGAAGCGGCCGTTGAGGCGATGTCGGCGGGAGAGGCGGCGCGGCCCTCGCCGGCCGCTGAGGAGATCCGcgccccgcctcccctccctccgcgGGCCGGGCTGAGCCGGCCGGAGATCGCGCGCTACTCGCGGCAGCTGGTGCTGCCGGAGCTGGGCGTCGCCGGGCAGCTGCGGCTGTCGGCCTGCTCGGTGCTGGTGGTGGGCTGCGGCGGcctgggctgcccgctggcccAGTACCTGGCGGCGGCCGGCGTGGGCCGCCTGGGCCTGGTGGACCACGACGCGGTGGAGCTGAGCAACCTCCCGCGGCAGGTGCTGCACGGCGAGAGCCGCCTGGGCCGCCCCAAGGCCCGCTCGGCGGCCGCCGCCTTGCGGGAGCTCAACTCGGCCGTGCAGTGCGTGCCTTACGAGCTGGCCCTGGGCCGCGACACGGCCCTGCCGCTGGTGCGGGCCTACGACGTGGTGGCCGACTGCTCCGACAACGTGGCCACCCGCTACCTGGTCAACGACGCCTGCGTGCTGGCCGGGAAGCCCCTGGTGTCGGCCAGCGCCCTGCGGCTGGAGGGGCAGCTGGCGGTGTACGGCTACCAGGGGGGGCCTTGCTACCGCTGCCTCTTCCCCAAGCCCCCTCCTCCGGAGACCGTTACCAACTGCGCGGACGGCGGGGTCCTGGGGGTCGTGCCCGGCATCCTGGGGTCCCTGCAGGCCCTGGAGGTGCTCAAGATCGCTGCCGGGATGGGGGCCTCTTCCGGCCCGGCCATGCTGGTCTTCGACGCCTTGGCAGGACGGTTTCGGCACATCAAGCTGAGGCCCAGGGACCCGAATTGCGCCGTGTGCGGCGACAACCCTTCGGTGACGGCCTTGCAGGATTACGAACTTTTCTGTGGGTCGTCGGCGACGGACAAGTGTCGGAGGTTATGCCTCTTGGGGAAGGACGAACGGGTGTCTGTGGAAGAGTACAAAAATATACTGGACGGCGAGGTCCATCATGTGTTGGTGGACGTCCGTCCCCAGGCTGAGGTGGACATATGTCGCTTGGCGCAGGCTGTCTTCGTGCCTTTGAGGAAGCTGCAGGAAAAAGATGAAGGCTGCCTGCAGGTTCTGGTCCAAAGGATATGTGAAGCGAGGCGGACGTCAGATGAAAATGCAGCGTTCCCAGTTTACGTCGTCTGCAAGTTAGGAAACGACTCTCAAAAGGCAGTAAAAATATTGCAGGGATTGTCTTATCCTGGGCTCGGTTTGATTTCTGTTAAGGACATCAAAGGGGGACTTATGGCTTGGGCTGCAAAAATCAATCCCGAGTTTCCTCAATATTGATTTTATACTGTGAGAATCATATTTTTATAACTTGAAGTTGCCCTGATCGTTGTCCTAAAGAAGATTTGTTTAAGAACCTCTTGAAAAGGTCTACAGTGGCATATTAGAGTATTCACAATTTCTCTTcgggaactttttaaaaataaaagccgaAGGATGTGTGTTTGTTTCAATCTGTTAAAGCTTATATGATGTTTCAGAAAGGGTTGCATGCTAAGGAAATGAGTTGCTGTTTACATCTTCACAAAACCAGTAGTTCAGTGGCATGCTAAAGACAAAGGCTGCaattctgaaaggggggggagctcCATAGGAGCTAGCGTGATTCTGCACCAGCACCAGCGTAAGGGCCCCTTTATCCCAGGATAATGGGCTTTCCTGGGGGCAAAAACAGCTGCACTGGGGAgccgccagcacagccatgccagcagataattcccagaagggaaagcttgtgctggtgtggggtgtgtgtgttaggggGGCTGCCTTTCCTAACTCCTTTTGCCCAGGGAACGCCCCCTAACGCAGCAGTTTCCTAATTCCTTTTGCCCAGGGAATGCCCCCTCTCACAGTGATGTAGCTATGCCATCTTTTGGGGGGACATagccccattgctttcaatggggtcattttatttttaatttctcttGTAAccagtttatttttcttttcagcaGCTGGGAAGTCTCTGAGGTGGTTTGGGtgtgctgctcccagccactgcggatataccctccccccttcaggaatgggctgtaacaacATTTGTTGCAGCATAAAACTCCTTTCCTGTTCCAGACTCTATTAATGGGATTCCTTGCCTCCCTGTGTACCAGGGcttccatctttcttttttggtGATTTTGAGATTGTGTGCAAAAGATCATGAGCCATGAGACAATTTCCAACTAACGTGAAAACCAGCATAACCAGTAGTTTGCACAGAATTTTCTTCTAATCTCCTTGTACCAGCCTTGGAGGAGGGATTAGGGAAGAGCTATTCCCCACAGTAAGGTCAGCACAAAGATGAGTTAGGGTCTGTTGCCTTGTGCTGCCATAGCATGTAGTTTAGAATACAAGGTATCTCTGTTCTTatcaggactcttgcccttttgtacaGATTCTGtcaagcacattttttaaaaaaataaaagattctGAGCTTGGATAGGGAACTTGCAGGCGTGTTGAGCACATGCAGCCttaatttttaactttttaaagtaCTGACTCTACGTACAAATGACTATGTCCTCCCTGTTGTCCTCCTATTTCAGACATTCTACTACTGGATGTGATTATATTTAATAGGCTGGGCCTTTTTGTTTCTAAATGAAACAGGATTATTACTGTGTGCGCATGTTTTTAATTGTACTATTCCAGCACAATCTTTGGGGTGAGGTTGTGCCCTTCAAagagttggccttggttagtacttggatagaagactgccaaggaaatccagggttgctgtgtagaggcagacaatggcaagctacctctgaacatctcttgccttgaaaaccttatggggttgtcataaggcAGCTGTAATTTGGCAGTACTTTCAACCACTGTTCTTACAATTGCAGAGTCCTTATCCACTGTTTTGCTGATTAAAGGCCAACAGATTGGTATATGATACAGCCATAACACTGAAGTTAAGCAGGtgcgatttccccccccccccacacacacacacactcaagctGCCTGGATATAAGATTGCTTGGGAATGGGAATTGCTTGGGAACTATGTCATTGGCAGACTGACCCAGTAAAGGATGGCATTAGATGGGGTGATGTAAATATCTCTCGGTGGGAAGTTTCACAAGCAGGATGCAACTAAAGAAAAAGCTTTCTGTGGAAGGCACCTGCCTAATTTCTGAAGGTGGGAAAACCCATGGAAGGGTCTCAAATGACAATCTCAGTTGATGGCCAGGTTCAATGGAGAAAGGACAACCCTTTAGTCTGGTTTCAGATTGTTTAGGGCCTTAAACATCATTACTAGCACTTCGAATTGTGGCTGAAAAGAAACTGAAAGCTAGTGTCAACTTTTGAGCAAAAGAGTCTTGTGCTTCTTAGGGCAAGTCTGTTAACCCACTGCTGTGAACTTCTGGATCTGAAAAACACAACATTTTATAATAATCTAGCCTAAGAATGCATGGATAACTGGGTCAAGGACATTCCTTTCCAGGAGGAGCTATAATGACTGTACTAACCAAAAAGTACTCCAAGAGATCATTCTAAAGAATATCTGTTCAGCATCTTAGTAGTctgttcagtggggtttactctatagaaaagtgttcttaggattgtgctgcaagcCATGCGCACCATTTACACATCTACAATACAAGTCAAGAATCTAGCTACTGCCATGTTGCAAACCAGGGTTGTTTTTCAGGGGGAGTTCAACCCCGTTTAGTATCTGTTGAATATCACTTCCGTGGTCAGTAAATGACCTACCTCCAGTGCCTCTATCTTCTCTGGACTTCAGTTCCAGTTTATCAGCTCCCATCCATATATTCCTAACTTCAAGGACTAAATCAGAATCTCTGTTAGTTCACCTGAATTAGATGGAAAAAGTAAAACAGGCTTGTGTGATATCAATGGACTGATGGCACCTCAACATAGATCTCCATGAAACCTCACCTGAGGGTTTCGTATACGGTAAATGTGAAACAGCATGGGTGAAAAACACTTAACCTTGAGGCACTtcatagcataagaacataagaagagccctgctggatcagaccagtgatccatctaatccagcatcgtATAAGAGccatagaggctgaggcttttccctgatgttgtctcctgatttactgcctctgaatgtggaggttccctttagtcaccatggcaaatagctactgatagacctaccctacatgaatctgtttaattcccttttaaagctgtctgtgcctgtggccatcactacatcctctggcagcaaatcccCCATTTTAATCGCTCTCTGCGTAAAGGGAGTTTTTCCTTTTGTACGTCCTGAATCTGCCTGTCAGCTACATTGGATGCcgttgagttctagtattttgggagaaaaagttctctttgtcaactctctccactccatgcataattttataaacctttatcatgtctccccttagttgtctcttttctaaactgaaaagtcccagactcttcaacctttcctcatagggaaggtgctccacccccataatcacCTTGGTTGTCCTCTACTTTTTCcaactctgcaatgtcctttttgagataacaGTAACCAGAACTGCACATGGTATTCCAAATAAGGCCACACCATGGATCTATACAGGGACGTTATAATATCAGCCATCTTATTTTCAGTCCTTTTCCTATTAATCCATTGACAACACAGTACATAGCAATAGTCTCCCAGCACCATCTGGGATTGACCTGTTAGGTAGTACTAGAACCACTGGAGCACAGTGCCCCAAACTCCCAATCATGCAGCACAGTCTAGAACGGGGGTGTGGAACTCaattacaagggctggatatgacataaatgtcacttggtcgggctgggccatgcctcaccagcgcATATTGAGAGTGGtagggggtggctggctcgcgggcccaATAAGAGGTCTtgaggccagatccggcctgcagactctgacacccctggtctagaagaaTACCACAACTGATGGTGTAACCAtggagaggtccaggagaataaTCAAAGTTGCCCTCCCCATCTATTTCTTAACGCGGTtaatccaccagggtgaccaagttGATTTTAGTACCAAAACTGCACTAGAGCCAGCCTGAAATAGATCTAGTTTAacctgcgtgtgtgtgttaagagctgtcAGGTCACTttggactcatggtgaccctatgagccagtgtcctccaaaatgtcctattattaacagtcttgcaaactgaaggccatggcttcttttatagagtcaatacatctcatgttgggtcttcctcttttcctactgccttcaactttctctagcattattttcttttccagtgacgagTAACtgaattaattggttcttgtaggttatccgggctgtgtaaccgtggtcttggaattttctttcctgacgtttcgccagcaaccgtggcaggcatcttcagaggattaacactgaaggacagtgtctctgaagacactgttaatcctctgaagatgcctgccacagttgctggcgaaacgtcaggaaagaaaattccaagaccacggttacacagcccggataacctacaagaaccaatgaactctgaccgtgaaagccttcgacaataactgaATTAAGATTGTAATTTTAGGTTTGCAGTACTTGGAATTACATTCCTCTGAAACCAATGTATCTTATGGCTGATTTGTATATATATCCTTTTCTTTTCTGCCTTCACTTTCCGCATGGTTATTTCCATGTAACTTTGGTGTGCTCATAGATCCACTTTCACATATTTTGTAGTGTGGTGATAGTTGTGCTATTTCACAAATTGTGTGGGCGTGTCCAAAAGGGTGAACATCTGTGTAGGAAAGTGCAAATTATATCTCTGAAGGCAGTTTCTCCCAACACTGATCATAACTTATGCAGTCATTTAAAAATGTAGATTGCCCGCATCATGTAGAAAGTCTGCATTCCTTGAAGGTGCCTGCTGAAGATATGAACACTTGTCAGCTTGATTTAGCCTCTTCGTATGGTGAATGACTCTACCGATTATAGCTACtgttgaaatcccccccccaaaacacacacacacacacacacacacacttgcaggCTTAATGTGTAAAACAGCACTGAATGCTGTTTATGGCTGAGGCTAACTCATTAAGCCTGcaagtgtgtttttttttggggggggggatttcaacaGTAGCTATAATCGGTAGAGTCATTCACCGCTCAAGTGAGTGGTGgctcactaaagctcataccctgccagaaatgtgtgCTAGGTGGCGCTACAGGTTAATATACAATTCATTTTGCACTGCTCTACTGGCTGACATTGACTACAAGGGActgaaaatgaatttttttttctttttgaaaccgTTCCACTTGGGAGCGGTGGAGCTTTAGGGAAATGATGTCAAATCAGATGCAGAAGTCTAACTTGCAATACAGTACTGCAAAAGTAATATATAATAACAGAGAACAAAAATCTTTGTTTTAAGGGTGGGGAATAAAGGACAGCCTTGCGATATCTGTTCACTTC
This Euleptes europaea isolate rEulEur1 chromosome 2, rEulEur1.hap1, whole genome shotgun sequence DNA region includes the following protein-coding sequences:
- the MOCS3 gene encoding adenylyltransferase and sulfurtransferase MOCS3, translating into MSAGEAARPSPAAEEIRAPPPLPPRAGLSRPEIARYSRQLVLPELGVAGQLRLSACSVLVVGCGGLGCPLAQYLAAAGVGRLGLVDHDAVELSNLPRQVLHGESRLGRPKARSAAAALRELNSAVQCVPYELALGRDTALPLVRAYDVVADCSDNVATRYLVNDACVLAGKPLVSASALRLEGQLAVYGYQGGPCYRCLFPKPPPPETVTNCADGGVLGVVPGILGSLQALEVLKIAAGMGASSGPAMLVFDALAGRFRHIKLRPRDPNCAVCGDNPSVTALQDYELFCGSSATDKCRRLCLLGKDERVSVEEYKNILDGEVHHVLVDVRPQAEVDICRLAQAVFVPLRKLQEKDEGCLQVLVQRICEARRTSDENAAFPVYVVCKLGNDSQKAVKILQGLSYPGLGLISVKDIKGGLMAWAAKINPEFPQY